One window from the genome of Desulfobotulus pelophilus encodes:
- a CDS encoding acyl-CoA thioesterase, whose product MQEFAPAFPHEVSIRIPMHMVDLGNVIYHSRYLDLYHEARDHYLDAADCSYREIMEKNYHLAVADTHIQFKRPIRYLETAIIRTRIAWIRNRSLCVVQEMTKDVNGTVQLCNRAEFTLVCIGPEFKAIRIPDTFIQRLALFQASA is encoded by the coding sequence ATGCAGGAGTTTGCCCCAGCCTTTCCCCATGAAGTATCCATCCGTATCCCCATGCACATGGTAGATCTCGGCAATGTTATCTATCACAGCCGCTATCTGGACCTGTATCACGAAGCAAGGGATCATTATCTCGATGCCGCGGACTGCAGCTACAGAGAAATTATGGAAAAAAATTATCATCTGGCCGTTGCCGATACCCATATTCAGTTCAAAAGACCCATCCGCTACCTTGAAACAGCAATCATCCGCACCCGCATTGCCTGGATCCGGAACCGAAGCCTCTGCGTTGTTCAGGAAATGACAAAAGACGTCAACGGGACAGTACAGTTATGCAACAGGGCCGAATTCACCCTGGTATGTATCGGACCAGAATTCAAAGCCATTCGTATTCCCGATACCTTCATTCAGAGACTGGCCCTTTTTCAGGCCTCTGCCTGA
- a CDS encoding type 1 glutamine amidotransferase domain-containing protein yields MELHGRTVLLLVEQQFNDQEFWYPFYRLLEAEVKVIVVGTGTARTYTGKAGTVTGVDRDAASVDISKIDGVVIPGGFAPDFMRRSKEMVALVTELNARRKMIAAICHGGWMLASAKILTGRTVTSFFAIRDDLEHAGATWVDQEVCVDGNLITSRTPDDLPAFMRTVIRSLR; encoded by the coding sequence ATGGAACTTCATGGACGCACCGTTTTGCTTCTTGTGGAACAACAGTTCAATGATCAGGAATTCTGGTACCCCTTCTACAGGCTTCTGGAAGCGGAAGTGAAGGTGATTGTCGTGGGTACCGGTACAGCCCGCACCTACACAGGCAAGGCCGGTACCGTAACCGGCGTGGACAGGGATGCGGCCTCCGTGGACATCTCCAAAATAGATGGAGTGGTCATCCCCGGCGGCTTTGCTCCGGATTTCATGCGCCGATCCAAAGAAATGGTAGCCCTTGTGACCGAACTGAATGCCCGCAGAAAAATGATTGCCGCCATCTGCCATGGCGGCTGGATGCTGGCTTCGGCCAAAATTCTCACGGGGAGAACCGTAACCTCATTCTTTGCCATCCGGGATGATCTGGAACATGCCGGTGCCACCTGGGTCGATCAGGAGGTCTGTGTGGATGGCAATCTCATCACCAGCCGGACCCCTGACGATCTTCCGGCATTCATGAGAACCGTTATCCGCAGTCTTCGCTGA
- a CDS encoding phosphotransferase enzyme family protein encodes MTPSIHPIDRAMARELTLRMGLGASEPVPEIPLAGSPERSQGRMAIRTEKGLFVLERFSPNQAPVKNRIARLLFQLQEQKMPWILPPLQDGEGKYLMKQKGYFYQLTPYIQGENLPRPEYTKDGWRGRFFAAFICHLLEKGSQTGFRTPFFDIIDYIRALMEVLQRREPSLYQNLLGIQKWVIHALTPLMPHIPVKLCHGDLHPVNALFEKKELLYIIDWEFCGSKPEIHDLANLLGCLGSEDPVALQEDFALQAIRGVNASGLLSSAGLQALFPMVVAIRFCWLSEWLRKQDLDMISLEQDYLKLLIHYEDAITRCWFNASA; translated from the coding sequence ATGACACCATCCATCCATCCCATTGACAGGGCTATGGCAAGGGAGCTGACCCTCCGGATGGGCCTGGGTGCCTCTGAACCGGTACCGGAAATACCCCTGGCGGGAAGTCCGGAGCGCAGTCAGGGACGTATGGCCATACGTACGGAAAAAGGACTGTTTGTGCTGGAACGTTTTTCTCCGAATCAGGCCCCTGTAAAAAACCGCATTGCCCGCCTTCTGTTCCAGCTGCAAGAACAGAAAATGCCATGGATTCTACCCCCCTTACAAGATGGGGAAGGGAAATACCTCATGAAACAAAAGGGGTATTTTTATCAGCTGACACCCTATATCCAAGGGGAAAACTTGCCAAGGCCGGAATATACGAAAGACGGCTGGAGAGGCCGGTTTTTCGCCGCTTTTATATGCCATCTTCTTGAAAAAGGCAGCCAGACCGGTTTTCGGACGCCTTTTTTCGATATTATCGACTATATCCGGGCTCTCATGGAAGTTCTGCAAAGGCGGGAACCCTCCCTCTACCAGAATCTGCTGGGTATTCAGAAATGGGTTATTCATGCCCTTACGCCCCTTATGCCTCATATTCCCGTAAAGCTCTGCCACGGTGATCTGCATCCCGTAAATGCTCTTTTTGAAAAAAAAGAGCTCTTATACATCATTGACTGGGAATTCTGCGGTTCCAAGCCGGAAATTCATGATCTGGCCAATCTTCTGGGGTGCCTTGGCAGCGAGGATCCCGTGGCCCTGCAGGAAGATTTTGCTCTTCAGGCCATCAGAGGTGTCAACGCCTCCGGGCTTCTCTCCTCTGCGGGTTTACAGGCCCTCTTTCCCATGGTGGTTGCCATCCGTTTCTGCTGGCTTTCGGAATGGCTGAGAAAACAGGACCTGGATATGATCTCCCTTGAACAGGACTATCTGAAGCTGCTGATTCATTATGAAGACGCCATCACCCGGTGCTGGTTCAATGCTTCAGCCTGA